From a region of the Alosa sapidissima isolate fAloSap1 chromosome 9, fAloSap1.pri, whole genome shotgun sequence genome:
- the LOC121717979 gene encoding protein sidekick-1-like: protein MDSGPNPGDTQEIWCVCVCVCSAAPSVPPQNIQVNSVSSSQLDVLWEPPPIETQNGNIQGYKIHYWEKDKQNETEKVKVLFVPDTSVRLKNLTAYTSYQVKLSAFNAAGDGPMSVPRKGRTLQAAPGVPSFLAFSEVTGSALNVSWGAPAQPNGVVEGYRVVYQPTAPVQGVSKVVTVEVRGNWQRWLKVRDLSHGVTYTFRIQARTVSYGPELEANVTAGPVDGSPGAPLQTSITKSSSALTLHWSEGNEGAGPVTGYVIEARPSDEGLWDAFVKQLPPSSTSHSISLERLRPGVSYEFRVIAINRYGYGDPSPASAAMSALSERPFYEEWWFLVVMALCSLILILLVVFGLLLHGQNRKYRSCGTGKHISSVEEAVTLDNGGFTALELNSRHLNMKSSFLKKNGTRSPPRPSPGGLHYSDEDLCNNYNGAVLTESTTLTEKAGELSGSEMTDSDYEDEAPKHSFVNHYMSDPTYYNSWKRQPKGLKAASSALVGGVVSTPTPPFGYEEQRRGSGSNGSGVVVGGNGGSGGDGYYQTVVTQHSAGGVYTPGGQPAATGTRTPVTGFSSFV, encoded by the exons atggactcaggaccgaATCCgggggacactcaagaaatctg gtgtgtgtgtgtgtgtgtgtgttctgcagctCCGTCCGTGCCTCCCCAGAATATCCAGGTGAACTCCGTCTCCTCCTCCCAGCTGGACGTCCTGTGGGAACCGCCGCCCATCGAGACCCAGAACGGCAACATCCAGGGCTACaag ATCCACTACTGGGAGAAGGACAAGCAGAACGAGACGGAGAAGGTGAAGGTGCTGTTTGTTCCGGACACGTCCGTGCGTCTGAAGAACCTCACGGCCTACACCTCCTACCAGGTGAAGCTGTCGGCCTTCAACGCGGCTGGGGACGGCCCCATGAGTGTGCCCCGGAAAGGGCGCACCCTACAGGCAG ctCCCGGCGTTCCGAGTTTCCTGGCCTTCTCCGAGGTGACGGGCAGCGCGCTCAACGTGTCCTGGGGCGCACCGGCACAGCCCAACGGAGTGGTGGAGGGATACCGCGTCGTCTACCAGCCCACCGCACCTGTCCAAg GTGTGAGTAAGGTGGTGACGGTGGAGGTGCGGGGGAACTGGCAGCGCTGGCTGAAGGTGCGTGACCTGAGCCACGGCGTCACCTACACCTTCCGCATCCAGGCCCGCACCGTCAGCTACGGCCCCGAGCTGGAGGCCAACGTCACCGCCGGACCAGTGGACG ggTCTCCTGGAGCGCCCTTACAGACATCAATCACCAAGTCCTCCTCAGCCTTGACACTCCATTGGTCAGAGGGCAATGAGGGGGCGGGACCGGTCACAGGCTACGTGATCGAGGCTCGTCCATCAG ATGAGGGATTATGGGATGCGTTTGTGAAGCAGCTCCCCCCGAGCAGCACGTCTCACTCCATCAGTCTGGAGCGCCTGCGGCCCGGCGTCAGCTACGAGTTTCGCGTCATCGCCATCAACCGCTACGGCTACGGAGACCCCAGCCCCGCCTCTGCTGCCATGTCCG CTCTGTCAGAGAGGCCATTCTATGAGGAGTGGTGGTTCCTGGTTGTCATGGCGCTGTGCAGCCTCATTCTGATCCTGCTGGTGGTGTTTGGCCTGCTCCTGCATGGACAGAACAGGAAGTACCGCAGCTGTGGCACAG GGAAGCACATCTCGTCTGTGGAGGAGGCGGTTACCCTCGACAACGGAGGCTTCACGGCGCTGGAGCTAAACAGCAGACACCTGAACATGAAGAGCTCCTTCCTGAAGAAGAACGGCACCAG ATCCCCTCCCCGGCCCAGCCCTGGGGGTCTTCACTACTCGGACGAGGACCTGTGTAACAACTACAACGGAGCCGTCCTCACCGAGAGCACCACCCTCACAGAGAAGGCAGGAGAGCTGTCCGGGTCAGAG ATGACGGACAGCGACTACGAGGACGAGGCGCCCAAGCACTCCTTCGTCAACCACTACATGAGCGACCCGACCTACTACAACTCGTGGAAGCGGCAGCCCAAGGGCCTGAAGGCGGCCTCGTCCGCGCTGGTCGGTGGCGTGGTCAGCACGCCGACGCCGCCGTTCGGTTACGAGGAGCAGCGGCGCGGCAGCGGGAGCAACGGCAGCGGAGTGGTCGTCGGCGGCAACGGCGGCAGCGGCGGCGACGGATACTACCAGACGGTGGTGACCCAGCACAGCGCGGGGGGCGTGTACACGCCAGGCGGCCAGCCGGCGGCTACCGGCACGCGCACGCCCGTCACGGGCTTCTCCTCCTTCGTCTGA